The following coding sequences lie in one Carassius auratus strain Wakin unplaced genomic scaffold, ASM336829v1 scaf_tig00037428, whole genome shotgun sequence genomic window:
- the LOC113083125 gene encoding NACHT, LRR and PYD domains-containing protein 3-like: MNQNLLAEELENKYKEGIFQAYDIQTRDSTAESQHDLHDYGKISFNLKKKLQQDYRQILVGSSQTGHQKYLSDIYTDLYMVKNETGGIVTEHEVRQTEQNIHQINVKDPTVLSNDLFKVQYDTGRRNRKVLTMGIAGVGKTVSVNKFILDWAEGKENQDILLIFPLPFRRLNIITKKYSLMGLLNKCFFSGPEELPSLPEDDGKVMFIFDGLDECRLPLKFKEDYTLTDVHKKTTVSKIVTSLIERHLIPSSLVWITSRPAAIGRIPRDYIDQVTEVRGFNDEQKEQYFIKNSPPELAGTIIRHIRKSKSLYIMCHIPVFCWISLTVLQPLLARESNDKTPTTLTEMYTSFLLSQKQHMETKYCNDPGPKPKARCFDQVILKLGKLAFKQLLKGNLIFYKEDLEECGLDVSEGSVYFGFCTQIFQEEKAVSERKVYSFIHLSIQEFLAALYVFFKHKHSVKHNFLNSWREMLMLKPNNYRNSKKSLYGLHKSAINKALQSKTRHLELFLWFLLGLSLESNQSDLKELLPELELKTENVKDSADYIEQTIEMQKSVERIVNLFPCLFELKDDFGEDLLKNVSSGNLSALNLSSAQWPALLFMLLISEETHERSELQQFNRSDEAQKLSVTANPRTAVFSNLKSSELSTDPLLKCQSCVHIADPDQWVQIEPSLCTDKGVSKFKVSTQPGRYECVRTRMRWVCDCDVTLQYHTVDGQFLNTELKMLQCKRIAPVIDVTVISGKLEEVHLPHYACLGESEASLRDAVKVLSIEDEGSYVEPVQLTRFHAKIVQPSFSRKTLIISWKKLWYEHCDLLLYMRSESPLILHVYFFPFDARAKEKVENIEKSSYLILHPRPDRPLRMNTPHNLDVPGANVHPKEGITLRREMDPNFFKIKTRLENDVQMNLIREKDKKIVWTALIEKDELNQIPPQRDESRLKSEAEKARYFDDHWPYLIQRVTNVQIIADKLLQQKLIHAEQYSEIKVNPSIQDGMRMICDLIRKHDDTMKAKLISILQEEKLYHF; encoded by the exons ATGAATCAGAACCTTCTGGCTGAGGAGTTGGAGAACAAATACAAGGAAG GTATTTTCCAAGCATATGACATTCAAACCAGAG ATTCAACTGCAGAAAGTCAACATGATCTTCATGATTACGGAAAAATCAGTTTCAACCTGAAGAAGAAATTACAACAGGACTACAGGCAGATATTGGTTGGTAGTTCACAAACAGGTCATCAGAAATATCTGAGTGATATttacactgatctatatatggtGAAGAATGAGACTGGAGGAATAGTGACTGAACACGAGGTGAGACAGACTGAACAGAACATCCACCAAATTAATGTGAAGGACCCCACAGTCTTGAGCAATGACCTGTTCAAAGTCCAGTATGATACTGGTCGAAGAAACCGGAAAGTGCTGACGATGGGAATCGCAGGGGTGGGAAAGACCGTCTCTGTTAATAAATTCATTCTTGACTGGgctgaaggaaaagaaaatcaggaCATACTcctcatatttcctcttccattcCGTAGACTGAACATTATTACAAAAAAGTACAGTCTTATGGGACTGCTTAACAAATGCTTCTTTAGTGGTCCTGAAGAACTGCCCTCTCTTCCTGAAGATGACGGTAAGGTCATGTTTATCTTTGATGGGCTGGATGAATGTCGCTTGCCATTGAAGTTTAAAGAGGACTACACATTAACAGAtgtgcataaaaaaacaacagtgaGTAAGATAGTTACAAGCCTGATTGAGAGACATCTGATTCCTTCTTCTCTTGTCTGGATCACATCCAGACCAGCAGCAATTGGTCGGATACCTCGAGACTACATTGATCAGGTGACAGAGGTGCGAGGATTCAATGATGAGCaaaaagaacaatatttcatcaaaaatagcCCTCCTGAGCTTGCTGGAACCATCATCCGTCACATCAGGAAATCCAAGAGTCTGTACATAATGTGCCACATCcctgtcttctgctggatctctctCACTGTTCTTCAGCCACTACTGGCTCGAGAGAGCAATGACAAAACACCCACAACTCTCACAGAGATGTATACAAGCTTCTTACTCTCTCAGAAGCAACATATGGAAACAAAGTACTGCAATGATCCTGGACCTAAGCCCAAAGCCAGGTGTTTTGATCAGGTTATTCTGAAGCTTGGGAAACTGGCATTTAAACAGCTGCTGAAAGgaaatctgattttctacaaagaAGATCTTGAGGAGTGTGGACTAGATGTCAGTGAAGGGTCAGTGTACTTTGGGTTTTGCACTCAGATCTTTCAGGAGGAAAAAGCTGTGTCAGAGAGAAAAGTTTATAGCTTCATTCATCTCAGCATCCAGGAGTTCCTCGCTGCTCTCTACgtgtttttcaaacacaaacattcAGTAAAACATAACTTCCTTAATTCTTGGAGAGAAATGCTGATGTTGAAACCTAACAACTACAGAAACTCCAAAAAATCATTATATGGCCTTCATAAGTCTGCTATCAACAAGGCTCTACAGAGCAAGACTAGACACCTGGAGCTTTTCCTTTGGTTTCTCTTGGGTctctcactggagtccaatcagagtGACCTGAAGGAGCTGCTACCAGAACTGGAACTGAAAACAGAGAATGTCAAAGATTCTGCTGACTATATTGAACAGACAATAGAGATGCAGAAATCAGTGGAGAGGATTGTCAACCTATTTCCCTGTCTATTTGAACTGAAAGATGACTTTGGAGAGGACCTCCTGAAAAATGTGAGCTCAGGAAATCTTTCAGCTCTTAATCTTTCTTCTGCTCAGTGGCCGGCTCTGCTGTTTATGCTGCTGATATCAGAAGAAACTCACGAGAGGTCTGAACTGCAGCAGTTCAACAGATCTGATGAAGCACAGAAGTTGTCAGTGACTGCAAACCCCAGAACAGCAGT GTTCTCAAACCTCAAATCTTCTGAGCTCAGTACTGACCCTCTGCTTAAGTGTCAGTCTTGTGTTCATATAGCTGATCCAGATCAGTGGGTTCAGATTGAGCCGTCACTCTGTACAGATAAAGGAGTGTCAAAATTCAAGGTCAGCACTCAACCAGGCCGTTATGAGTGTGTCAGGACCAGGATGAGATGGGTCTGTGATTGTGACGTCACTCTTCAGTATCACACTGTAGACGGTCAGTTTCTCAACACAGAGCTGAAGATGCTGCAGTGCAAACGAATCGCTCCAGTGATTGACGTGACGGTGATCTCAGGAAAACTGGAGGAAGTTCATCTGCCACATTACGCCTGTTTAGGAGAGTCTGAAGCTTCCCTCAGAGATGCTGTGAAAGTCCTCAGCATAGAAGATGAAGGATCATATGTAGAACCTGTGCAGTTGACACGATTCCATGCTAAGATTGTCCAACCATCCTTCTCTcgtaaaacattaattataagtTGGAAAAAACTATGGTACGAACACTGCGATCTTCTTCTCTACATGCGCTCTGAATCTCCTCTCATTCTACATGTCTACTTTTTTCCATTTGATGCTCGTGCAAAAGAAAAAGTTGAGAATATTGAAAAATCAAGTTATTTGATCTTACATCCCAGACCTGACAGACCGCTTCGGATGAATACGCCACACAATCTTGATGTTCCTGGTGCCAATGTCCATCCCAAAGAAGGGATCACACTCAGAAGAGAAATGGATCCAAACTTCTTCAAGATCAAGACACGTCTGGAGAACGATGTTCAAATGAATCTTATCAGAGAAAAGGACAAGAAGATTGTCTGGACTGCTTTAATTGAGAAAGATGAACTCAATCAGATTCCTCCACAGAGAGATGAGTCTCGTCTGAAGAGTGAGGCAGAGAAAGCAAGATATTTTGATGACCACTGGCCATATCTCATTCAGAGAGTTACAAATGTCCAGATCATTGCAGATAAACTGCTTCAGCAGAAACTAATCCACGCAGAACAATATTCAGAAATCAAAGTGAATCCATCCATTCAGGATGGCATGAGAATGATCTGTGACCTTATACGTAAGCATGATGACACAATGAAAGCTAAACTCATCTCAATTCTTCAGGAAGAGAAGCTTTACCACTTTTGA
- the LOC113083126 gene encoding microfibril-associated glycoprotein 4-like produces the protein MMIFLVALLPVVLGIDCKFMPFDCSDIYKSEQKNSGIYPIYPTDDVPLWVYCQMISDGKDEDNGGWTVIQRRMDGSVNFFQPWNQYKRGFGNVEGEYWLGLENMYQLTRNNKYMLRVDLEDFTGRKGFALYSSFSVGPEADGYKLQVSGFKAGGAGDSLTEHSNQKFSTFDRDQDSNATNCARQYLGGFWYKKCHATNPNGVYIWGEDSTHYAIGNIWKTWKNNFTVGMKSIIMKIRRVS, from the exons aTGATGATATTTTTAGTGGCTCTTCTTCCAGTTGTATTGGGCATTGACTGTAAATTCATGCCATTCGACTGTTCTGACATCTATaaatcagaacaaaaaaataGTGGGATTTACCCCATCTATCCAACAGATGATGTTCCTCTCTGGGTTTATTGTCAGATGATCTCAGATGGGAAAGATGAAGACAATGGAGGATGGACG GTGATTCAGAGGAGAATGGACGGCAGTGTGAATTTCTTTCAGCCGTGGAATCAGTACAAGAGAGGATTTGGGAATGTGGAGGGAGAATACTGGCTGG GGCTGGAGAACATGTACCAGCTGACACGCAACAACAAGTACATGCTGAGAGTGGATCTGGAGGACTTCACTGGAAGGAAAGGTTTTGCTCTGTACTCGTCTTTCTCTGTGGGTCCTGAAGCTGATGGGTATAAACTACAAGTTTCAGGATTCAAGGCTGGAGGAGCAG GTGACTCTTTGACCGAACACAGCAATCAGAAATTCTCCACCTTTGACAGGGATCAAGACTCTAATGCAACAAACTGTGCCAGACAGTACCTCGGGGGATTTTGGTACAAAAAGTGCCATGCAACAAACCCCAATGGTGTGTATATATGGGGTGAAGATTCCACACATTACGCCATTGGAAATATATGGAAGACCTGGAAGAACAATTTCACTGTTGGTATGAAATCCATCATCATGAAGATCAGACGTGTTTCTTAG